From the genome of Natronolimnobius baerhuensis:
ACGCGAAAGCTCGGGCGAATGCTTGCCGAGTATGCGTTCATCGAACCCAACGTGACCTCGCCGCGAACGACTGTTGACGACTAATTGCGCGCGTTAGTCCCTCTCGAGACGTTCCTCGAGCAATTCTTCCTTCTTCGCGCGTGTGAACTGTTTGACCTCGTACTCGCGAGACATCGCTGCTGATTGTGTCTCATAGCGTTCGTGATGACGAACCTCGACTGGCGTGCGCCCGCGCGTGTACTTCGCCCCCTCGCCTGCGTTGTGCTCGCGGACTCGCCGCTCGAGGTCAGTCGTATAGCCGGTGTAAAACGTTCCATCGGCACACTCGAGGATGTAGACGATGTGCTCGTCAGCCATAGCCAACGGTACGAACACGGCTGTAAAAAGCGACTCGTCCGCAGGGGTCCTGGGTGGTCATCAGTCGCGATTCTCAGGTGGGGTTACGAGCCACGAGCACGTTTTCTCGCGGCTTCGGAGATGCCGGCGTTTGCCGAGCAACTCACGCAGGCGTGGATGTCGCCGTACTCGTCGGCGAAGACGCGTGCAAAGCGCTCGGAAACGTGGGCATCGCAGTGGTCACAGGTGGGCATTGGACACACCGGCAGCAGCCGGTATATGG
Proteins encoded in this window:
- a CDS encoding GIY-YIG nuclease family protein, whose translation is MADEHIVYILECADGTFYTGYTTDLERRVREHNAGEGAKYTRGRTPVEVRHHERYETQSAAMSREYEVKQFTRAKKEELLEERLERD
- a CDS encoding DUF7563 family protein, whose translation is MPTCDHCDAHVSERFARVFADEYGDIHACVSCSANAGISEAARKRARGS